The proteins below are encoded in one region of Cyanobacteriota bacterium:
- a CDS encoding Uma2 family endonuclease: protein MTSLMTASTIAQAPPEQRLLLEGVTWQQYELLLATLGDDFPALRLSYLEGSLEIMTTSPLHEELKTTIGMLMEAYFQETRTRFHGIGSATFRKMATQRGLEPDECYCLGQKKEFPDLAIEIVLSKGLVDKLEIYRGLGVTEVWVWEAGQFRIYHLRGNGYEQLAASELLPDCDIQVLASHVKPEEQFEAVMAFRDYLRSQP from the coding sequence ATGACTTCCCTTATGACGGCCTCTACGATCGCCCAAGCCCCACCAGAACAGCGCCTCTTGCTAGAAGGGGTCACTTGGCAGCAGTATGAATTGCTACTAGCAACTCTAGGGGATGATTTCCCGGCATTGCGGCTAAGTTACCTGGAGGGAAGTCTGGAAATCATGACCACATCCCCACTGCACGAAGAGTTGAAAACGACGATTGGAATGCTAATGGAAGCCTACTTCCAGGAAACTCGAACTCGGTTCCACGGGATTGGTTCAGCAACGTTTCGGAAAATGGCTACACAACGCGGGCTAGAGCCGGATGAATGCTACTGCTTGGGACAAAAGAAAGAGTTTCCCGATCTGGCGATCGAAATCGTTTTATCCAAGGGTCTAGTGGATAAGTTAGAGATCTATCGAGGCTTGGGGGTTACGGAAGTTTGGGTATGGGAAGCAGGACAGTTTCGGATATACCACTTGCGTGGGAATGGCTACGAGCAGCTTGCCGCAAGTGAATTGTTACCGGACTGTGATATTCAGGTGCTAGCCAGCCATGTTAAACCAGAAGAGCAGTTTGAAGCGGTGATGGCATTTCGGGACTACCTGCGATCGCAGCCCTAA